In Flammeovirgaceae bacterium 311, one DNA window encodes the following:
- a CDS encoding glycosidase (COG0366 Glycosidases) has translation MGAQGCAQDTHQQEMLETTHEQKVVVYQIFTRLFGNTNTTNKPWGTIEENGLGKFNDITNKALEEIRELGVTHIWYTGVPHHALIRDYTAYGISNDDPDVVKGRAGSPYAVKDYYNVNPDLAEDPADRLYEFEILVERTHRNGMKVLIDIVPNHVARRYEGKNNPEGVEDFGASDDTTVTYARDNNFYYNPGDSFRVPEPLDGYRPLGGENHPLADGIFEENPAKWTGNGSRLSQPHFHDWYETVKINYGIRPDGTKDFDELPDGYGQEGYKAHYRFWQDKDVPDSWKKFRDIALFWLDKGVDGFRFDMAEMVPVEFWSYMNSAIKMKNPDAFLLAEVYNPGLYRSYIQLGKMDYLYDKVELYDTLKHIIQGHGSTDHLAAIQRGHADIEHHMLHFLENHDEQRIASPEFAGRAERGKPAMVVSATISTSPTLIYFGQEVGEPGAERGGFGSPSRTSIFDYVGVPHHQRWLNDRKYDGGQLRPEELELRDFYKRLLNFTISSKALMGRYQDLHAHNRSQSEAYNDRLFSFARWADDERLIIISNFDGSNRYSFDFKVPVDLIKQWKLNDGAYTLSDQLYGEQTASLEVVNGVGSMSITLQPLQSLIFKLE, from the coding sequence TTGGGTGCACAGGGCTGTGCGCAGGATACACATCAGCAAGAAATGTTAGAAACTACGCACGAGCAAAAGGTGGTGGTATACCAGATATTTACCCGCTTGTTTGGCAATACCAATACCACCAACAAACCCTGGGGTACTATTGAAGAAAACGGGCTAGGCAAGTTTAACGATATCACCAATAAAGCCCTGGAGGAAATCCGTGAGCTGGGGGTTACCCATATCTGGTATACCGGGGTTCCGCATCATGCCCTTATCAGGGACTATACTGCCTATGGCATTTCTAACGATGACCCCGATGTGGTAAAAGGCCGGGCAGGCTCTCCCTATGCCGTGAAAGATTACTATAATGTAAACCCTGACCTGGCAGAAGATCCTGCCGACCGGCTGTATGAGTTTGAAATCCTGGTAGAACGCACACACCGCAATGGCATGAAGGTGCTCATCGATATAGTACCCAATCATGTGGCCCGCCGTTATGAGGGAAAAAACAATCCGGAGGGCGTAGAAGATTTTGGCGCCAGCGACGATACCACCGTTACCTATGCCAGGGATAACAATTTCTACTACAATCCGGGAGATAGTTTTAGGGTGCCCGAGCCCCTGGATGGCTACAGGCCTTTGGGCGGAGAAAACCATCCCCTCGCAGATGGCATATTTGAAGAAAACCCTGCCAAATGGACAGGGAACGGCTCACGCCTCTCGCAGCCCCATTTTCACGACTGGTACGAAACGGTAAAGATCAATTATGGCATCCGCCCCGACGGCACCAAAGATTTTGATGAGCTGCCCGATGGTTACGGGCAGGAAGGTTATAAGGCACATTACAGGTTTTGGCAGGATAAGGATGTACCTGATTCCTGGAAGAAATTTCGTGATATTGCCCTCTTCTGGCTAGATAAAGGAGTAGATGGTTTTCGTTTCGATATGGCAGAAATGGTGCCCGTAGAGTTCTGGAGCTATATGAACTCGGCCATCAAAATGAAAAATCCTGACGCCTTTCTGTTGGCCGAGGTGTATAACCCAGGCCTCTACCGCAGTTACATACAGCTGGGAAAAATGGACTACCTCTACGATAAGGTAGAACTCTACGACACCCTAAAACATATTATACAGGGCCACGGCAGCACCGATCATCTGGCAGCCATACAAAGGGGCCATGCCGATATTGAGCACCACATGCTCCATTTCCTGGAAAACCACGACGAGCAGCGTATTGCCAGCCCTGAGTTTGCAGGGAGAGCAGAAAGAGGAAAGCCAGCCATGGTGGTTTCTGCCACCATCAGCACATCTCCAACCCTTATTTACTTTGGGCAGGAGGTAGGTGAGCCCGGTGCCGAAAGAGGAGGCTTTGGTTCGCCCAGCCGTACCTCTATCTTTGATTATGTGGGCGTGCCCCACCATCAGCGCTGGTTAAATGATAGAAAGTACGACGGCGGACAGCTTAGGCCGGAAGAGCTGGAGCTGCGCGATTTTTACAAGCGCCTGCTAAACTTCACCATCAGCAGCAAAGCCCTCATGGGCAGGTATCAGGATCTGCATGCCCACAACCGGAGCCAGAGCGAAGCGTACAATGACCGTCTGTTTTCTTTTGCCCGCTGGGCTGATGATGAACGACTGATTATTATATCAAATTTTGATGGCAGTAACCGCTATAGCTTTGATTTTAAGGTACCGGTTGACTTGATAAAGCAGTGGAAGCTGAACGACGGAGCCTACACCCTTAGCGACCAGCTGTATGGGGAGCAAACGGCCAGCCTGGAAGTGGTAAACGGAGTGGGCAGCATGAGCATAACACTGCAGCCACTGCAATCTCTGATCTTTAAGCTGGAATAA
- a CDS encoding carboxyl transferase (COG4799 Acetyl-CoA carboxylase, carboxyltransferase component (subunits alpha and beta)) encodes MSEQSSNKHTYTFPTHQQKYELLKKKNEEALLGGGQDRISAQHKKGKLTARERIHLLLDEGSFEEIGKFVMHRSRDFGLDQQHFLGDGVVTGYGTVNGRPIYVFAQDFTVLGGSLAEAHAEKIVRIMELAMKNGAPIIGLNDSGGARIQEGVVSLGGYADIFYRNTLASGVIPQISAIMGPCAGGAVYSPAITDFILMVEDTSYMFVTGPNVVKTVTQEDVTAEELGGASTHSTKSGVTHFSCANEVECINYIKRLLSYLPQNCEDDAPMLPYEASADENRPALDTLIPETPNQPYDIREVIEQLTDANSFFEVHKNFAENIVVGFARLGGRSIGIVGNNPAFLAGVLDNHASIKAARFVRVCDSFNIPLLVLEDVPGFLPGTDQEWNAIITNGAKLLYAFSEATVPRITVITRKAYGGAYDVMNSKHIGADMNFAWPMAEIAVMGAKGATEIIFRREIQEAEDPEAKLQEKVDEYTRKFANPYRAAHRGYVDEVILPSETRRKLIKAYKMLENKVAVLPRKKHGNIPL; translated from the coding sequence ATGTCCGAGCAATCATCTAACAAACACACCTATACATTTCCCACACACCAGCAAAAATACGAGCTACTAAAGAAAAAGAACGAAGAGGCCCTGCTGGGAGGCGGCCAGGACCGCATCAGTGCACAGCATAAAAAAGGCAAGCTAACTGCCCGTGAGCGCATCCACCTGCTGCTCGATGAAGGTTCTTTTGAGGAGATCGGTAAATTTGTGATGCACCGCAGTCGCGATTTCGGTCTGGATCAGCAACACTTTTTAGGCGATGGCGTGGTAACAGGCTACGGTACCGTTAACGGCCGTCCTATCTATGTTTTTGCGCAGGATTTTACCGTACTGGGAGGCTCCCTGGCAGAGGCCCATGCCGAAAAGATTGTGCGTATTATGGAGCTGGCCATGAAAAACGGCGCGCCCATCATTGGTCTTAACGACTCCGGCGGTGCCCGTATTCAGGAAGGGGTGGTTTCCCTGGGTGGTTATGCCGATATTTTTTACCGCAATACACTGGCCAGTGGCGTAATTCCGCAAATATCTGCCATTATGGGTCCATGTGCCGGCGGCGCTGTATACAGCCCCGCCATTACAGATTTCATCCTGATGGTAGAGGATACCAGCTACATGTTTGTAACCGGACCCAATGTGGTAAAAACAGTAACACAGGAAGATGTAACTGCCGAAGAGCTGGGCGGCGCCAGCACCCACAGCACCAAAAGCGGTGTAACCCATTTTAGCTGTGCCAACGAGGTGGAGTGTATCAATTACATTAAACGCCTGCTGAGCTACCTTCCCCAAAACTGCGAGGATGATGCCCCAATGCTGCCATACGAGGCATCCGCAGATGAAAACCGTCCGGCGCTGGATACCCTTATTCCGGAAACCCCAAACCAGCCTTACGACATTCGGGAGGTTATTGAGCAGCTGACAGACGCCAACAGCTTCTTTGAGGTGCACAAGAACTTTGCTGAAAACATTGTAGTTGGCTTTGCCCGCCTGGGAGGCCGCAGCATTGGTATTGTTGGCAACAACCCTGCTTTTCTGGCCGGGGTACTGGATAACCATGCCAGCATAAAGGCAGCCCGTTTTGTACGCGTATGCGACAGTTTTAATATACCACTGCTGGTGCTGGAGGATGTGCCGGGCTTTTTACCGGGTACCGACCAGGAATGGAATGCCATTATTACCAATGGTGCCAAGCTGCTGTATGCTTTCTCAGAGGCCACCGTTCCCCGCATTACCGTTATTACCCGCAAAGCCTATGGCGGCGCCTATGATGTAATGAACTCCAAACACATTGGCGCCGATATGAACTTTGCCTGGCCCATGGCCGAAATTGCCGTAATGGGAGCCAAAGGTGCTACAGAAATTATCTTCCGCCGCGAGATTCAGGAAGCTGAAGATCCCGAAGCCAAACTGCAGGAAAAGGTGGATGAGTACACCCGAAAATTTGCCAACCCCTACCGGGCGGCGCACCGCGGCTACGTAGATGAAGTGATTCTTCCCTCCGAAACCCGCCGCAAGCTCATAAAAGCCTATAAAATGCTGGAAAACAAAGTAGCCGTGCTGCCCCGGAAAAAGCACGGAAACATACCTTTGTAA
- a CDS encoding hypothetical protein (COG3193 Uncharacterized protein, possibly involved in utilization of glycolate and propanediol), which yields MNITLTQAEKIISVAKEKSSALDTKMNIAVVDAGANLVAFARMDGAWLGSLDIAIKKAKTARFFDMNTGEIGGLSQPGGSLYNIEHSNNGLITFPGGIPIKNASGEIIGAIGVSGSTVENDHAVAEAGATAI from the coding sequence ATGAACATTACCTTAACACAAGCTGAAAAAATAATTTCAGTAGCAAAAGAAAAATCTTCAGCTTTAGATACGAAAATGAATATCGCTGTGGTGGATGCCGGTGCAAATTTAGTTGCATTTGCACGGATGGACGGCGCCTGGTTAGGATCTTTAGATATCGCAATTAAAAAAGCAAAAACAGCCCGCTTTTTTGATATGAATACAGGAGAAATTGGCGGATTATCTCAACCCGGAGGCTCTTTGTACAATATTGAACATTCGAATAATGGCCTAATTACCTTTCCCGGTGGCATACCCATCAAAAATGCATCAGGAGAAATAATTGGTGCCATTGGCGTTAGTGGCAGTACTGTAGAAAACGATCATGCTGTAGCAGAAGCCGGAGCAACTGCCATCTGA
- a CDS encoding glutamine cyclotransferase (COG3823 Glutamine cyclotransferase): MAAFMFYGFLIVLCLSCSPGPVKSNVPMPEAGNKNLISYTLKKSLSHNRKAYTQGLVYYGDKVYESTGANQSWIAELDLQSGRQEKKVVLDKKYFGEGITILNNKVYQLTWKHKKGFIYRAGSFEELGTFSYSFDGWGITTDGHHLIVSDGSSKLHFMDSLTFRVIKSLAVHEEGAAVEALNELEYIDNYIYANQWETSYILKIDPHTGAVVGKLDLTDIVNRIKSAYSRAGVLNGIAHNPATGDLLITGKRWPKAFILRLN; the protein is encoded by the coding sequence ATGGCAGCCTTCATGTTCTATGGCTTCCTGATAGTGCTCTGCTTGTCGTGCAGCCCCGGACCTGTAAAAAGCAATGTGCCAATGCCGGAAGCAGGCAACAAAAACCTAATCTCCTATACCCTTAAAAAGTCGCTTTCGCATAACCGGAAAGCCTATACGCAGGGCCTGGTTTATTATGGCGATAAGGTATATGAAAGTACAGGCGCAAACCAATCATGGATTGCAGAGCTGGACCTGCAAAGTGGCAGACAGGAAAAAAAGGTAGTGCTGGACAAAAAGTACTTTGGTGAAGGAATCACGATCCTGAACAACAAGGTTTACCAGCTTACCTGGAAGCATAAAAAGGGATTTATTTACAGGGCTGGCTCATTTGAAGAGCTGGGTACCTTCAGCTATAGCTTCGATGGCTGGGGCATTACTACAGACGGACACCACCTGATTGTCAGCGATGGCAGCAGTAAACTACATTTCATGGATAGCCTTACCTTTCGTGTTATAAAAAGCCTTGCTGTACATGAAGAAGGAGCAGCTGTTGAAGCACTGAACGAGCTGGAGTACATTGATAACTACATCTATGCTAACCAGTGGGAGACCAGCTATATCTTAAAGATAGATCCGCACACAGGGGCTGTTGTGGGAAAACTGGATCTGACAGACATTGTCAATAGAATTAAAAGCGCCTATTCCAGGGCCGGTGTGCTGAACGGTATAGCCCACAATCCAGCAACAGGAGACCTATTGATTACCGGGAAACGTTGGCCAAAGGCATTTATCCTTAGGCTTAACTGA
- a CDS encoding family 1 glycoside hydrolase6 (COG2273 Beta-glucanase/Beta-glucan synthetase) — protein MLNCIEKFIMKKILIVLALLLSGAAGYAQRGKLLWAEEFNYTGTPDTTRWKYDLGDGCPNVCGWGNNELQYYTNHPENVYVKKGKLVIEARKTDKEQPKFTSTRLVSKQDWQYGYIEVRAKLPNAVGSWPAIWMLPTEWKYGGWPASGEIDIMEHVGYDPGVVHGTVHTEAFNHSIGTQKGKQIQVPKFDRKFHRYAIRWTADKIDFFVDDKLYNTFAHTGGDYKEWPFDHPFHLLLNVAVGGNWGGKEGVDAASFPQRMEVDYVRVYALE, from the coding sequence ATGTTGAACTGCATAGAAAAATTTATCATGAAAAAAATACTGATAGTCCTGGCACTGCTGCTTTCAGGAGCAGCAGGCTATGCCCAGAGGGGTAAATTACTGTGGGCAGAGGAATTCAATTATACCGGTACGCCCGACACCACCCGCTGGAAATACGATCTGGGCGATGGTTGCCCGAACGTATGCGGCTGGGGGAATAACGAACTTCAGTACTATACCAACCATCCTGAAAATGTATATGTTAAAAAAGGTAAGCTGGTTATAGAAGCTCGGAAAACAGACAAGGAGCAGCCTAAATTTACCTCCACACGCCTGGTGAGCAAGCAGGACTGGCAGTATGGCTACATAGAAGTGCGGGCAAAACTGCCCAACGCCGTTGGTAGCTGGCCAGCCATCTGGATGCTGCCTACCGAATGGAAATACGGTGGCTGGCCTGCCAGTGGCGAGATCGACATCATGGAGCATGTGGGCTACGATCCGGGGGTGGTGCATGGCACCGTGCATACAGAAGCCTTCAACCACAGCATTGGCACCCAGAAAGGCAAGCAAATACAGGTACCTAAGTTCGATCGCAAATTTCACCGATATGCCATTCGCTGGACGGCCGATAAAATTGACTTCTTTGTAGACGATAAGCTCTACAACACCTTTGCCCACACCGGCGGCGATTATAAGGAATGGCCCTTCGATCACCCCTTTCACCTGCTGCTGAATGTAGCCGTAGGTGGCAACTGGGGTGGCAAAGAAGGTGTCGATGCCGCCTCCTTTCCACAACGCATGGAAGTAGACTACGTGCGGGTGTATGCGTTGGAGTGA
- a CDS encoding ABC transporter (COG0488 ATPase components of ABC transporters with duplicated ATPase domains) translates to MISVDAVSVEFNGSALFSNVTFNINENDRIALMGKNGAGKSTLLKIIAGVNKPTRGKISAPKDAVIAYLPQHLLTEDKCSVFEEASKAFSKILDMKSRMDALNKELETRTDYESEEYYKIIEQVTELSEKYYSVEEINFDAEVEKTLMGLGFVRTDFNRPTSEFSGGWRMRIELAKILLQKPDLILLDEPTNHMDIESIQWLEDFLVNNAKAVIVISHDKTFVDNITNRTIEVTMGRIYDYKVNYSHYLELRRERREQQQKQFDDQQKQIAEIQEFIDRFKGTYSKTLQVQSRVKMLEKIEIVEVDEVDTSHLNIKFPPAPRSGTYPVVVESLTKKYGDHTVFRDASLTIERGQKVAFVGKNGEGKSTLVKAIMGEVDYEGKLQLGHNSMIGYFAQNQASLLDGELTVFQTIDQIAVGDMRTKIKDLLGAFMFGGDTIEKKVKVLSGGEKTRLAMIKLLLQPVNLLILDEPTNHLDIKTKDILKEALKAFDGTLILVSHDRDFLDGLATKVFEFGNKRIREHFEDIGGFLRNKKLENLREIERTVAK, encoded by the coding sequence ATGATCTCAGTTGACGCAGTAAGTGTTGAGTTTAACGGTTCGGCCTTGTTCAGCAATGTTACCTTTAACATCAACGAAAACGATAGAATTGCACTGATGGGCAAGAATGGCGCCGGCAAGTCTACCCTGCTTAAGATTATTGCAGGCGTAAACAAGCCCACGCGTGGTAAAATATCGGCTCCTAAAGATGCTGTCATTGCCTACCTGCCCCAGCACCTGCTTACCGAAGACAAGTGCAGCGTGTTTGAAGAAGCCTCCAAAGCTTTTTCTAAAATCCTGGACATGAAAAGCAGGATGGATGCCCTGAACAAAGAGCTGGAAACCCGCACCGATTACGAGTCTGAAGAATACTACAAGATCATTGAGCAGGTAACAGAGCTTAGTGAAAAGTACTACTCCGTAGAAGAGATCAACTTTGATGCAGAGGTAGAAAAAACCTTAATGGGCCTGGGATTTGTAAGAACTGACTTTAACAGGCCTACCAGTGAGTTTAGCGGTGGCTGGCGCATGCGCATTGAGCTGGCAAAAATACTGCTGCAAAAGCCCGACCTGATCCTGCTCGATGAGCCCACCAACCACATGGATATTGAATCGATCCAGTGGCTGGAAGATTTCCTGGTTAACAATGCCAAAGCAGTGATTGTGATCTCGCACGACAAAACCTTTGTAGACAACATTACCAACCGCACCATAGAGGTAACCATGGGCCGTATTTACGACTACAAAGTAAACTACAGCCATTACCTGGAGCTGCGCCGCGAACGTCGTGAGCAGCAGCAAAAGCAGTTCGACGACCAGCAAAAGCAGATTGCCGAAATCCAGGAGTTCATAGATCGCTTTAAAGGTACGTACTCCAAAACCCTGCAGGTACAATCGCGGGTTAAAATGCTGGAGAAAATAGAAATTGTGGAGGTAGATGAGGTAGATACCTCACACCTGAACATCAAGTTTCCGCCTGCCCCCCGCTCCGGCACCTATCCGGTGGTGGTAGAAAGCTTAACAAAGAAATACGGCGACCATACGGTTTTCCGCGATGCCTCGCTCACAATTGAGCGTGGCCAGAAGGTGGCGTTTGTAGGTAAAAACGGCGAAGGTAAGTCTACGCTGGTAAAAGCCATTATGGGAGAGGTTGATTACGAAGGAAAACTCCAGCTGGGGCACAACAGCATGATCGGTTATTTTGCCCAGAACCAGGCTTCGTTGCTGGATGGTGAGCTAACTGTTTTTCAGACCATAGACCAGATTGCCGTGGGTGATATGCGCACCAAAATTAAGGACCTGCTGGGTGCTTTTATGTTTGGCGGCGATACCATTGAGAAAAAGGTAAAGGTGCTCTCCGGCGGCGAAAAAACCCGCCTGGCCATGATTAAACTGCTGCTGCAGCCGGTAAACCTCTTGATTCTCGATGAGCCTACCAACCACCTCGACATCAAAACAAAGGACATCCTGAAAGAAGCTCTGAAAGCTTTTGACGGCACCCTTATCCTGGTATCGCACGACAGGGACTTTCTGGATGGCCTGGCCACTAAAGTATTTGAGTTTGGCAACAAGCGTATCAGGGAGCACTTTGAGGACATTGGAGGCTTTTTACGCAATAAAAAGCTGGAAAACCTGCGCGAGATTGAAAGAACCGTGGCAAAGTAA